The following nucleotide sequence is from Bradyrhizobium roseum.
ATTTGGCCTGCCGATGGGTGGCGGCGGGCTCGGCATCGGCACCATCATCGTGCTTGGCCTCGTCGGCTATGCCTTCGGCATCGATCCGCGCATCTTGATCGGCGGCGCCGAAATTCTCACCGGCGGCAACCAGGCGCCGAGCTACCAGACCGATCGCCGCTCGGGGCCGGCCAAGACCGGCGCGCCGAAAGATGAAGTCGGCAGCATGATTGCGGGTATCCTCGGCGAGATCGACGATCGCTGGAGCGAGATCTTTCAGGCAAGCGGCCAGAATTACACCGGGCCGCGCATCGTGCTGTTTCGCAACGCCACCAATGGCGGCCGTTGCGGCATGGCGCAGTCGGCGATGGGGCCGTTCTATTGCCCGCCGGACAAGCAGATCTTTCTCGACACCGCTTTCTTCCGTGAAGTCGAAACGCGCTTCAAGGGGTGTTCGGGCAGTTCCTGCAAGTTCACGACGGCCTACATCATCGCGCATGAGGC
It contains:
- the ypfJ gene encoding KPN_02809 family neutral zinc metallopeptidase codes for the protein MRYDDFRRSDSIDDRRDDSGGGGGGGFGLPMGGGGLGIGTIIVLGLVGYAFGIDPRILIGGAEILTGGNQAPSYQTDRRSGPAKTGAPKDEVGSMIAGILGEIDDRWSEIFQASGQNYTGPRIVLFRNATNGGRCGMAQSAMGPFYCPPDKQIFLDTAFFREVETRFKGCSGSSCKFTTAYIIAHEAGHHIQNLLGILPRVQRLQQQAGSKAEANALQVKVELQADCLSGVWVNREEKKRPGFVEEGDIDAALRTATAIGDDTLQRQSTGRVVPDSFTHGSAAQRKQWFMTGYKQGTVQACNTFAQGAL